Below is a genomic region from Cotesia glomerata isolate CgM1 linkage group LG5, MPM_Cglom_v2.3, whole genome shotgun sequence.
agtgatgcttgatgcccgactcaactttaagcagcaggtagaacacgtcagtgccaaggcGTCAGCAGTGGGAACAAGtctagcacgactgatgccgaacatcggagggccaaagcagagcagaagggtactgttatcatctgtagtcacatcggtgcttacatatggtatatctatTTGGACCAACGCTCTCGAgatgcaagaatcatggaggaaggctggaccagtataccgacggtgtgccttaagagtcgccagcgccttccgcacaatatccgaggaagcagtgtgcgttatttccggaactctgcctctcagagtcctcgctgaggaaagacggaacctttatcatcgtaaaaggtcaactacactaagcgctgaagagctcagaactgaagaacggcaaaacagcttcgaccgatggcagctccagtgggacgctgcagaaaaaggaagatggacgTATCGTCTTATACCGAGGATCGACGACTGGCTGAACCGGAATCATGGAGAGGTTAACTACtaccttacgcagatgttgtcaggacacggctgcttccgagcctatcttcaccgctttaagcacgacgattctccggagtgcccatcctgcccaggtgtcgctgaagacgtggagcacgtgatctttgcatgtcctcgttttaaccaacagcgcgatgaattagagaagattctaaaaaagagaattcaaccggagacaatagtagaagaaatgctgtcatcagaagctgtctggaacgccacgagcacctttgccactgaagtgcttacagagttgcggtccatcgagagaaaaagagcagaaaacagaaactagaagggagatagaaataaaaaacatcttagccaccagaaggaagagcggcagctaattcctccccccgcgaagaaatgccttacggcggtaccatgggggatcagaggatagaagagaaaggggtttagggtttagtgggtaggggcgttagtgtcgagttagtatgacgctgcgtcgagtcgccacatatccaggccaaacagctatgcctagaatccgtaaaaaggattcccccccctacaaaaaaaaacacacacacacacacatacatacacacacatacatgcagacagacatacagacaccatcgcgggaaggGTCAGGGAAAATTCTTATggcctcaaaacgtcgagatctgttgaaaagtcgatttttgcaaaacggggtaaaaacaataacttcccgatttttcgaaaatcttcgattttcttagcgggaagttaaaaatgtagGTAGCTCGTCTTGACTCttttcaaatatttcaatatattcttgcaaaaattattcttacaaCATCGATACTTTGCTTGTAATATAGTAATATTCCTGCAATATAAAATTCCACACTTAGTTTCGGGCTCTAGATGTATAGCCATAAACATGTCTATGTATGGTCGCAGTCTAGATATAAACCAATAAATTAGGCCTGACAAGACCTGAATTTTAGACTAATGTAGGTCAAATTTAAACAGGCCTGGTCATGCATGATCAGATCTGGCGAGTCTTACACTTGAGACATTATCACGCATGATCAAGCATGGTCATACATGATCAGGTCTAAATATAATTATGGCTCAAACAAGATCATACACGAACAGGGATGGTCATACCTGCTCATGTCTGATCATGCATGACCAGACCTGAGAGTATCTAACACTTCAGACCGGGTCATACATGATTAGACATGAGCAAGCATGAtcatatctgatcattttttcccgggaacCTCTGCACGAtttgatagataatttaatgaagaTTAATTCTCTCACTGGTTTGAATCGATTTAACATAAAacagttagaaaaaaatatcaaaatagtcaaaagaaattttctgtcAATCAACACTTTTTTCGTTACGGACACGATAACGTGCGTAAAAATGCACtaattcaatcaatttttttgttagctTGAGATCCACTGTCAGGAAATTGGTATCAAAAATGGTTAACTTGATTTGAGTCGTTTAATAGTTATGAACAAAAATctaatatgaataaaaaaaatacatataggtgtttgtatatttatatctatcgGTAAATATTTCAGACAAGAGACAGCTGATAGCGCTGATTGTGGCGCATACTCAGTGCGCATGATCAGTTTAAAATATCAGGGATTCACCACgggatatttaaaataaaaatattgataaagcAAAATACAGAAacacgaaaataaaaattcaatacaatattttgcattttttaaaaccAATGAGAATTGTGAGCCGTGCACTTTTGAATTTGCCAAACTTTTGTTATGTTATAAATGTTGTCAAATCTGCCAACTCGAAGCAAGAAtagtttttgttaataacCACGGGCACATAAAGCCACTAAAAACGGATTTTCGGCCCACCCTATTACATACTCTTAAAGGATGATTTGTCGTGGAATCTGCCATTTATGGCTCAAAACTGTCGTCAAATATGCCACTTTTAGTTTGATGTTTCTAATGTCGTCAAAACTGCTATAAAGTCGTCAAAGCAACCGTATAGattcatatacatatatagtaTATACGTTTATTCATATATTCGGTCGTCAAATCTGCCAACTGATTCAAATGGCAGGTTTGAGGTGTCATCAAAACTGCCGTTGTACGCTGTGGGATTTGACGACGGTCGTCAAACATACCAAATGTCGTCAAACGTGCCGTATATCCTCGAAAATCGTCGTCAAAACTACCgttagatatatatatatatatatatatatatatatatatatatatatatatattgtttttgttattttcaatAACTGTCCCTTatcctataattttattttgcttgaattttattgttaaataattttcattttgtttGTATTCCATTCtttcttataaaattcaaattttattttttttcgcgaTTTCTATTAATTGTTATCTTGGTCAAATTACACATTATTTTGTTTGCATTCTGTGTTAGTTTAATTCCATgttaataatgattataatatctcttagtttgaatttttgtatttttaaatatcttacattttacataaaataaaactttaagtacttctaaaaattatcagagaTACAATCTTTATTACTCTGGTATATTTGGAATTCAAACAGacgacaaattttttttttaataatttttcctaAGTAGGACACTGTAGGAGGTGAGAGATCCCACCAGATGCAGTGCATCCACGTTACAaagtattcaatttttatgggttttttTAGAAATCTGTCCAAAAGGGTCATAAAATGGAAAACTAATGTTTCCGCTGCATGAGAAACTagataaaatcttaaaatagaaCCTCTTAGATAGTACCCGGTTACATGTCGCCTATTTGAACCCGAATTGTATATTACCCGTGTCGAAACGAGGCAAtcgtacataaaaaaaaaactaaacctTGAGtagtaaagaataaaaaaaaaatattactaataaaaaaaaagaaaagaatgtACGCATTTCAGGCGGacattacaaaataattttctttttcatgtttataatttatttttaaaaaagcaaaaaattttttaaaaatagtgaaaaattataacttcgtaattcatgaaattttatcatgaattcatcatttttaattttttgatatataatattgtttatttaagtgatttaagttgatttttcgtatttataaataaatattattatttttttaaacagttcGATGTTTAAGGCCTGATAACTCCGAAATGGTTCTCCGTACGCATATATTcatttgaacaatttttgtagatcgttaaatttcctacaagaatatgtATCGATCATAGCTATAAAATGCTTCGTTGTTGACTagcaaaattcaaaagtaaaaaaaaatttttttctatgttatttaaatagaaataaaaaattaattacagccacctctatacattaatattaagggctaaGATTTCTACAATGTCTTCGATTAGGGATACtctgaagaattttcaaagttcttcgaaaaaaaaaaaatagtttgtttttttgaaacagtctaatatatgggtcattccaccaaataagaacatttttacgaggcgaccctcgcggattatgtttaaaatttatggaggtgttctctatcataagacaaaaattcccTAAGAGTTTAAGCTCTTAATACGCAGCGGTCttgaagttatgattttttgaaattttggaaaaaatttttttccaactttttcgtcaatttttctgatatgaaaaacatttttaaacaaaatcgacaaacattgtattttgtaggaaaaattctcagcttttgaatgaaaatatttattctttcacaaactcatcagaagacccttaaaaattgaattgaagtggaaaaattgatttttttcggtgtgcagcccaaaattcttcaaatttgaattttttttctgaaagctgagagttttttacataaaatatagcGTTTTGCCaatgtgcatattttttgtttcgtcacaattaaattaaatgttagaTTCACTATGCAGTAATATAATTCAGaatagtaatataattttctctttaatactaaaattatagTACTCAGAAATTTTGAACCACCTGCTTTAAAGATGAGTCTATACTTCGTCACTTATCATGCAGATGGCAATCACAACTCCCTctatttactttcattttgTAATTCTTTCTTGAGCGATTCATTTTTGGATTGTTTGttcttaacaaaaatataattgctcaagtttttaagtaataattattgcgtTACTTTGATATTTCATCGCCATGAGTAAACGTATACGGTCAATAAATTGTTGTAATCCATTCAATGAGTCACGTAAGTAACTAATATAGTGCACTCGACCTCTTATGTATTACCTCTACGTAGaaccaattaaattaatggccTTGTGTTCAATATTGACGTTTGACATCTAATTAATCGAaacttttagataaaaaaggagttaaagatttaagaaaatttcccGACGAAGATCGTTGGAAATTTCCTGACTCAGATGACACTTCAATGTTATGTGTGCGTTGTCGATTCCGTGTCAAAGAATATATTCCGCCGGCATCAGAGGAAGAGGAAATTATTTCATGTCAAATTAGTGTTGAAAATCTGAGTATATCAGCTGAAATTTGTACTCGGGGAAGCGGTTTATCTCGAACTGTCAGTAATTTTAGCGACAATCTATGTGATTACAATGATCATTCTTTAgtgtgatttttgaaaattcctcttattgaaaaagacaggtaaaatttttctattgattaagtttttcatttactgagtgaaaacttacttaattatttttctatgcgtttaatttaaggttatattctgaaaaaaattatggagtaGAAAAACTCGATGAGAGCTATGCTGCCCTAGAGAATAAGTTCCAATCACAATTTGGAATAGTACCTGAATCTACCTACAGAAAGATTAATCAAGATCATTGTTCCATGATAGctaaaatgaagaaattataTAACGCTGAAagtgacaaataaatttttttaacaatctatcattttaaaatatcttcattttttcatattaatacgATCGATCGTTTGCTTTACAgatcaataaaaaagaagctgtttttaattttacccgACAGTTAAGAAGTCAGTCGTATAGCATCTGAATTTAACTGTTCTTGAAAAATGGTACTGaatcttaaaaatgatatcaGTGAATCTGAGAATGTTGATTTAGACTCTGGTGAAATGACTACTAATATTTTGAATCCCACAAAAGTTCCAGGCATTCAGCCGCTTAAGTTAGATGTAAAAAAACTtgtcattgatttttatgaaagcgaagaaatttcaaaacaattaGCGGGCATGAAAGATTTTAAATCTGTGAAGGATTGTGATGGAAATTGAACTAGGgtacaaaaaaagttgattcttttgtttttaaaagaattgtaCCAAAGCTTCAAAGCGCAATATAATTCAGTGGCAATCGGATTTTCTAAATTCGCTAGTTTGAGGCCTACTTATTGTAGTCTTGCTGGAAGTAGTGGTACACATGTCGTATGTGTTTGTACTATTCATCAGAATGTAAAATTGATGTTAAAAGGTACTTGTGTACTTGACATTCTCTATAATTGTACTAAAACTAGTTATTAATCttattacatttattccatttaggatgtaattttccaaaatttgcgaAAAACACCAATTGAGTTGTAGAATCTCAGCCAATTTacgaaaatttattgaataaattagtttGTAACAATCCAAAAGAATTGTGCTTTTCCAGAATGTGCAATAGTTGTccaaataatgaagaaatcgCTGATTATTTTCGTGTGTCGTTTAATGAATCTGATGTTAATGAAATCCAATATAAAATGTGGACATCAACAGACCGTTGTACTATTGTGAATGTTACTTCAGATTCCAAAGACTTCATCGAGACTTTAGTGACGCAACTTGATAAGCTTTTGAAACATGATTTTATTGCGAAAACacaaagtcaatttttttctgatacaaaactaaatttaaagagCGGGGAATTCGCCGTAGTATTTGACTTTGCGGAAAATTATGCATTAGTTGTGCAGGAAGCAGCTCAAGGCTTTCATTGGAATAATGATCAAGCTACTATACTTCCAATGGTGATTTATTATAACGAAAATGATACTATTAAGCATTTGAGCTTTGTTGGTATTTCAGATTGTCTTAAGCACGACacagttttaatttatatatttcaagaGCAATTGATTGCCTTTCTTAAAAAGAAGTTTGCTGTCATCAATACGATTTTTCACTTCTCTGATGGAGCTCCACAACAATTCAAAAACAAGAAAGCATTTACAAACTTATGTTATCATTATGCTGACTTCGAAATCAACGCtgagtggcatttttttgcaaCTGCCCATGGCAAAGGACCATGCGATGGTCTTGCGGGTTCATTAAAACAATATGCTGCTAGAGCTTCATTACAAATGAACAATAAAGAGCATATACTGAAACCACAAGATTTGTTTTCCTGgggaacgaaaaattttacaagcgttgactttacttttatagctaatgacgattatttaataaaaaaaaatgtgttagacGTACGATATTCTTAATCGAAAACGGTGAAAGGTACATAGTCATTACACACTTTTGTGCCTTTAAAAGATGAAATTGGTTATGCTTTCATTAAAACTGTGTCCACATctcaaaaaagttcaaaaataaaagtatttt
It encodes:
- the LOC123265991 gene encoding uncharacterized protein LOC123265991, encoding MCNSCPNNEEIADYFRVSFNESDVNEIQYKMWTSTDRCTIVNVTSDSKDFIETLVTQLDKLLKHDFIAKTQSQFFSDTKLNLKSGEFAVVFDFAENYALVVQEAAQGFHWNNDQATILPMVIYYNENDTIKHLSFVGISDCLKHDTVLIYIFQEQLIAFLKKKFAVINTIFHFSDGAPQQFKNKKAFTNLCYHYADFEINAEWHFFATAHGKGPCDGLAGSLKQYAARASLQMNNKEHILKPQDLFSWGTKNFTSVDFTFIANDDYLIKKNVLDVRYS